A stretch of DNA from Halobacillus litoralis:
CGATCGGTTTGGATCGAGTCTATCATCACAGTCACGGCACTTACATCCCTGGGTATGGGTACCATCACGGTCATGGCACGTATATCCCAGGCTATGGATATCATCATGGTCAAGGGACGTATTCTCCTGGATATGGGTACGAACATGGGCATAGCACATATGCGCCGGGCTATGGATATCATCAAGGGCATGGGGTCTATCATCCCTGGTATGGAGGGTATCATCACGGTCATGGCGGATTTTATTAATCCATCACTAAAAAAGGAACTTTCCATAGGGAATGGTTCCTTTTTTTATGGGCGGACGCATAAGATGCTTGTACAGGACTTATGAGGAGGGCGATCACATGAAAAAGTTTTATCCTTTCATACTGCTCTTAGGCGTCTTTGCGTGGGTCGGTTACATGGAGTCACCCCAGATGAAACCGGAAAACCATTTCCAGGCACCCGTCGGAACAGAAGAGAATGAAACAGAAGCGGTGGCAACTAAAGATACGGAGGTCATAGGGACAACAATGGAGTTGGAGCTTAAACACGAGGGGACGAAAGTTGTGGGTGGATCCAGAGTAGAAGCCTATCGGGAATATGAAATGTATATGGATCATGATGGAAATATTATTGAGGAAGTGCCTACGGAATATTATAACTATATAAAGTATGAATGAAAAAAAGTCACTCTGATTGAGAGTGACCTTTTTTGTTCATCAAATGGATCGGCGGAAAGCTTTCACGATGATACCGTCATCCGCAGGCTCAAAGTCGTGCTCCGGCAAACGCTCAAATCCGTAGCGCTCATACAAAGCGATCGCGTCTTTCATAAAATCACCCGTATGCAGTCCGATCTCAGAATAGCCTTTCGTTTTCGCCCTTTGGATGCATTCTTCAATCAAAGCGGAAGCGATACCTTTGCCGCGTGCTTGTGGGATGACAGCGAGTACCCGGATCTCCGGGTAGTCGAGTTCATCTACGTAGCCTTCATATGCATCTGTCTTTGCAGGGAAAAGGGCTACACTTCCGAGAATGTCCCCATTCACTTCTGCCACTAATAAATCCACACCCGGCTGTTGGTCAGCTTGAGAGGAAATCGCTTTTTTCAAAGCTTTCCAATGTTTGTCTGGAATAGAGGCGATATGATCTTCATACGCCGCGATTCTCAGCTTCCTTATTTCAAGAATTTCTTCTTTTTTTGCATTGCGAATCGTAATGTTCATGTCGTACTCCTTTTATAGTTAAACTTTTCTGTCGTGCCGCTTAATTGTTTGCGGTGGTGAGGGGTATTCCATACAGAAAGGTCAGGGCCTTTGGGAAGAATCTTTTCCTCGGTGCGCTCAGGGTTGATGGTAATGGACAAGTGATAATGTTGTTTGATGGCTTGAAAATCAGTGGTATCACCAAATCCTTCTGTCTGATACAAGTCACGGGCGTACCCCCACAGGTTCGGAAACTCACGAATCAGGTTCCGGTTTGTTTTAAATCCGTTATAGTAAGCGACATCGAAACGTGCAAGGGTCGTATAAAGT
This window harbors:
- a CDS encoding GNAT family N-acetyltransferase, producing the protein MNITIRNAKKEEILEIRKLRIAAYEDHIASIPDKHWKALKKAISSQADQQPGVDLLVAEVNGDILGSVALFPAKTDAYEGYVDELDYPEIRVLAVIPQARGKGIASALIEECIQRAKTKGYSEIGLHTGDFMKDAIALYERYGFERLPEHDFEPADDGIIVKAFRRSI